Genomic segment of Ostrinia nubilalis chromosome 22, ilOstNubi1.1, whole genome shotgun sequence:
GTATGGGTTTAACAATGTAAATCAGAATGCAATGTAGGGCTTTTACGTAGGGAAAGTTTAAAAACTCacctaggtatttttttaattaatacacaCTGATAGGTGCACGCAACGACACTCAAACAAACATACATTGAGCACAAACTGAGAGCAAATCGCAAAAAATTGCTTTTTTATACAATGTGTGTATAAAAACTCACAAAactctttttctttttgtaagtaggcttttaaaaatcacttttacacgtcccagtattaaccctaccactgcttcgggacaataaatggccagtgctgtagtagtagtagtatggGAAGagaaattgtttttaatttggtaATTCAAAATGTCAATAATAATGAGATTATTTGTCTTCGAATGTTTATCCTAAACGAAAAGACGATTTATCATTAAAGGTCAAACATAATTAAGTATTACAAGTCAATAAACTGAGATTAaagtaaactaaataaataaggcAAATGCACACTTCCGACGCGCGGCGCGTGGCACTCTCTTGCACGTGTCTCTGCATCCGCTGTGTGTACATATCCTAAGAACGGTCTCAGTCCCATTTAATACTAACTTACTTGTACTTGGGTATATTAGACACTCATAATAACTTTTTGGTATTCTGTGTAAGTATTAATAATTAGTATGCAGTCTGTCTGTGGTAACGCCTACGTGTTCATTATAGGTCGTCGAATAATTATTGTGGTAGATACCTCTTTATACAACCCAAAAATACCCTAGTACCCTACCGATAGAGATTTTTAAACccgtaaaattttaatattacatgAACActcgtaaaaaataataaaaaaaagtttaaatcggtttttcacctaattgaaaaaaatatgtctGTTTATGCGAAATTAACTTAAAAAACCTTTAGctatttcacatttagcctatTACGACGTAAACTACAATATTACTCAAAATTATGTCATCAAAAGTTTCATAAATCAAACTAAGCATCTGTACTTGCACACAAAATGCAAACGTTCACAATCTATCATTATTCATTAACACTCAATAATCGGCCATAACGTCATTGAAATACgctttaaaataatttgcaCTTGAATCAACCCTCCAATGCGAAGTGGGGTCTTGCGGACCCTCGTGATGATAAAACGCAAATCGATCACTAGGGGGCGTTGTTATTAAGTTCAAGGTCAGACCAAAACGCATACGTCAATATCAAATTTGTTTATGGAAATAGATTTTGGGGACCGGTAAACCGTTTAAAACGTAATTTTAAAGTCGGCTAAATAAAATTGGAAAATCCCTTTTAGATATCCCATGTAGATGAAGTATTTTTCGAAATCAGGGACAGAAAGAAGAAAAATCTTAGAATTAGTCCATCCAAAAGGACTATAGTTAAATCTAACAATCATACATACGAATAGCTTTCGTCCGTAAACTCTGTACAGACGAAAGTACATCAAGCGTAACATTATTAAgatttataattgtattattattggTCTCATACAAAACATTGTTGCACATAAAGTTCTTAATCACTTTCTTTAGTAAAAAGCTTATGAGATTTGTAATTTATTAGTGTCTGTTTCAGCTATCATCGATTTAGATTATTAACAGAAAAAATAGACTTCAATTTGTGTTAAAACTTACTGAACTGTATGATTTACAAGATGTAACGTCTCTATGTGGTTTGCCTTATCCCTCAAATCCCAAAGCTTGTATTTCCtacatttttatatatttaggtACATATGTACAGAAAGTTATCACCCTTAGCCATATCGCCGTGCCTCAAGCCCGGCCAGACCGCTCAGTAAAACTCGCTCATCAAATATGCGCATTGTTCGTACAATAACACACTGGTCCAGAACTAAACAAACTTGTAATCCCGACATCAAAGCAGACGCCGCAAGTGGCCGAAATAAAACTGTTGTGTTATTAACAGGAGGGCGAGGGACTGGATGTGGCAGGGTTGAGGCGAGATGTTGAGAGCTCTGAGTTGTATTCTGAAAAGTCCGAGTAGTTCTAAAggttaaaaaaatcgatttgttaatttaattaaaacctttGTTTCACGAGCTTGCAATATCCCAAGCTTAATTACCTTATAATACTTTGATTCCTTCTTACTTCTAAActctaaacacaaaaaaaactgaaGTTTCTTACATATTTACTGAATACAAATTAGTAAATTACTTGACTTGGGTATTTCATCAGTCAGGACTTAACAATTAATTAGAATTATTTGAATAAAACGAAAGCAACAACCATCATAATGATAAATCAAAATTAGTTatcaaacataaaaaaaacaaatgcttACTATTAGTacttatattaaattaaactttttttgaaTGTATATATATTTATGAATGCTCGTATATTACAAAATTTGtgaaaataatcaaaaattTTCAGATAAAAATAAGCAACTACTCAGCGAACCAGCCCGAGACTAATCCCAAAATATATTTCTAGGAGCAATTACCAAAAATCTAACACAAGTACACATTAATACCACATCCAGCCGTCTAAATCACGCGTCTGTGCCCGAGAAAAAAAGGGGGGCGGGTCGAATATCCCGCAGGGGGGTCGGCAATGGACTGAAGGAGCCCCAATCAATCTTAAGTCGCAGTGCGATGGGGGCATTTGGGGGGCAGCCACTTTCGGGGGTCGAGGGACGATACCCTCTTACGGTCGGCACAACTGACCCTCGCAGGGACCACGGGGAAAAGGTCGCACATAAACTTTTTGTTGGATTTtctataggtatttaattttgggTTGAGGAGTAAAATGTTTGCGGTATATGTCGTTTCTGTAGTATTCTGAAAGTATGGAAAACTAGGATTTTACAtggctaaaaattaaatattctgaTGAATATGGAAAGCTCAGATAAATGTCTACGCCTATTCCAGTAACAAAATCTAttctataatttaaataatacttaggttctatttatttttatacaaacgGTCATAATTTGGctctaataaaatacaattgcTAACAAAGAACTTAAATGAAGATTTCATAATTTGAACTACGgttaacattaataattttcaaggaACGCGATTGCccattattttgataaaacatattatttagaGAACTTCAATAGTTTTTTGTGTTTACAATTTGGGAAATtgaactaataaaataaactacgAGTACAACATCAACCTTTTCATGAAATgctattttctttaaatttttctACTGAAATAACACttgtatttaaatgaaatataaatatttttgtttccaAATAATCTAGCACAAATTACTGATATTCAAACTACAGAAGCGTATATTAAACGTTAAGTTAAGCGCATCTCCATCTTGCCCAATTACAATCGAAAAACTCTGAAAGCGTAGTTGCCCTCTTTTCCTCCGGGCGTCGTTTTTGTGTGTTGTCTTATACCATGACGCCCCCGGCTGATGAGCGCGCCCCCTCCCCACAGGCCGAGAAAAATGAGTTAGAGAAGATGCTCCCCGATTATGGCTAGGGCCCTTTGTGAGAGACATTCGTCCGAATCAATCGCCACCTGCCTTGTACAATGACGTCTGCGACCCTTCGCCCTTAGCCTGGCCTAGGCTAGACAGATTGCAATGCTTTGGCCTAAATGAAACTGGCAATATTGTGCTAGAAAACTCTATTTTGACCGAACTTGAAAAATTCACTAACTTTTTTCACAAACAACGATGTCTTGCTTATTTTTATTCCCGTCAAAAATTATGTCAGTTATCTTCAGTGGCAAATTACAGATTACGAAATACTAAGCTTGCTTTCATTCTAATCTAATCTTTGTGCAGTAGGTCTTAGGATTCATTATTGTATGAAAGTCGACGCGAGGGCAAACGGTCGTTTCGGTCACCTGATTTTAAATGCGTAATAACTAAGATTTTGCTTTAAATGCTTAGATATTAAATACTCGATAGCGTTTACAAACTGTTGGTTATTACTTCGTTTGTGGTTTAATTCTGTCTGCACTTTACAATGGTTGATAACTTTGCAAGTTTCTCGTCTACTGTCGTACTACGTCGTAGCCTCACAGGTCGTTTGGGACACGGCGAGCGCTGCAGGGTTACAAATCAGGTGCCCCAACAAACCACCTTTAAAACCTGCGTCCCTGGTACTTTTGATTTACTGTCACCGCTTGTATTAAGTCGAAAACTCAAAATTTTCGACATGGTTTATGTTAAATTACAGTTCCATTCATTAATTCTGAAAAAGTCTCAATTGCGACTTAAGGCGCGAGCGCTGCAGGGTTACGTGTCAGGTGTCTCAGTAGACCCCCTATAAATTCTGCAAGCCTGGTACTTTTGGGCTGCGGTGACAGCTCCTTTGAGAAATTAGACgacaaaaaataaagtaaataatgtatTCAGCTGTATAAGAGACGTGAATTGtgatattaaacaaaataatttacaattCAAAACGTATATCTAAGGGCTGACTTTTCAACCGTCAGATAtcttaactgaagaataaacttgtcattttgacatattttccatactgaaactgtcaatgtgccaaacttatacttcggttaaaagttatccgatgaTTGAAAAATTATCCCTAAAGCAATTAACTCTGTCCAAAATCAAATAATATGGGCGTATCGTGGTTGGTATAGATAGCTCAAATAACCCGTTCATGATGACACATTCAGGTCAAATTGTAACCACCTTTATTTTACAATTCGCTTTAACTACATATATgccgtccacagctggacaaaggggGAGCcacggatttccacaatgactggtTTGATTACTATTAACCGAAGGATAAAACGTTTTGAAAGATATAACAAATCCAAACATCACAAGCATATCTGCGTACGTTCTCATACCACATCCAAAAAGTTTCGAGTAACCTTAAAAGGGCGTTTAGGGCGCAGAATAATCCCGACGTTAAATATTTCAATCGAACGCTCAAATCATAACGCGGGTAGGGCTCCGCACACAAAGGGACCGACCCGCTGCCGCAGCGGGTTTGTTCGCAACTCGGACTTTGAGACAGGGCATAGAGTAGAAAGGATGGGGACAGAGGTGCCACTCCTTTAAAACAAGAATTAAACgactttttttaataatcttaAAAGTCAGCGGGTTTGCTCGCAACTTCGACGTTTGATACAGGGCATAGAGTAAAAGAGATTAGGGTAAAGCAGCCACTCCTTTGAAGCGAAAATTAAATGACATAAAAATTTCATCTAAACCTGAGTCTCAGACTAATATTGTATGAATCTTAGCCTTAGgcaccaccttaactttaatCTTTCATAACTATAACTGATGTTTGTACAACTCCATACAGAGTTTGACATACTTCTTACAGAGCTGTTAAAAAATGCGACTCTACCGTAGATTTGACAAaggaaatatttttctttacgtggaaaaaatgcataaaactCTACATCCGTCGCTGTGCTCTCCCTACTCACTAAAATAACGAATGTCCTTCTTTCTGAGCATAGGGATCACTAGCTACTCAACTTATAAAATGACGCCGCAATTCTGCGACTATAGAGATTGAACTTCAAAGACAGGCTTGAATCTATTTTACCCTAGATTAatacaacaatgaaaaattcaCATCAAAGATAAAATCTACGACCTCGCCGCGCCGGCGGACTTTCCCCCATTTCATGCCTAAAGTCCATTCTACGCTACATTCACTGTCGATCGGGCCTGCCTCGTCTAACTAGGGTCAAACGGGTCGCCTCGCAAAATGATATGTTTATTCCTAGCCAAAATTTGTttagacattattttattgtgctTAAAGTATTTTAGGAATGCCTTTTAAGTGGAAGGTTCTATTCCTAATGAGGGGTCGGGGTTAGGGCGAAACTCTACATAATTTGCTTTATATGTGAACAAAATGCGTATATTTTAAATCTATGACGACCGTTATGTCCCAATCAGAGTCAATCATGTACAAATTATTTACGTTATTATAAGTTGTTGTCACCAAATAACTCTGTGTTTAGCTAGTcctcaaaatcaataaaatatgacTTACCTTATTTTCCGCGTCCAATCTCTCCTGAAACGCCATGCCCATACTCCTCATATGCTTCAGGTATGCTGTGGTGATAGGCACGCTGAAGTCCATCTCCTCCCCGCCATAGTACACCCCCCCATCAGGCCTCCAGGGTTTAGGCACCCTCCCAAACGTACTAGGGTGCTCTATACTAGACATTAGAAGCTTTTTTCTTGGAGGCGATCTAGCCTTAGGAGGATCCTTCGATGTCAAATTCGCCACGTCCAAAGGATTATACTTCTTCTCTTTCTTAACCTCAGTCTTGTTCTCTTTAGCTCCTCCCATCAATGCCGCCCTGGTACTTTTCTCTTCCTTACTTCTACTACTATCCTCTACTATCTGCAAAGGCGGCGGACTATCACATCTGACGTCTTCTACATCTATCAAACTGTCATCCTTGTCAATTTCAGGATCAGTTCTGACTGGTTCTACTTCTCTAAACGCCGGTTCTACAGGCgaattgtataaattatttgctTCGAAATTCTTTTTAGAGGTGAGTTCGATATACGTAGGTTCAGCTTCTTCAGTGTCAGCTTTCGGGCTGTCAATTTTCTTGGGTATTTCGTATTCGTAAGGGAAATTTTGCGCGGCGTCTATCTCCGACTCCCAGTTTCGGGAGTAATCGGAGCATTGGGGTAAGAAGGGGAGGTAGGTGGGGTGTCTGGTGGGCGAGGGGGACGGAGTGGGGAGGGGGGGAGGTGAGgcgctgcgcgggcgccgcgcacACTCGGCGCATCCGGTCAGGAAACGCGTGACGGCCTCGCGGGGAAGGAACGCGTACGTCTCGGTGATCTGTGGGCAAAACATCCTGATTAGTGAACGTAGATACGGCCGAGTTATGTTGGTTGGAGTTACGAATGTTACGGGGTACAAGACAAGGAGTTGTTCTGGTTAAATTAGAACTCTTTTCAGATTTAGCGGTAGTAAACTTGAAAGTCCTACGAAGTTTTAGATAACGCTTCAGAGCAGTTTACAAACAATAGGTACAAAAGACACGAATATATTGAATTACTGTAATATCAGGGTGTTGTTTTtgctattataaaaatatttatcccACCTTATCGTCACAAAATTAcgttacagaaaataaatgtcCTTGATTCCGTGTtcgcgtatttatttatattttaaaactatGTACATACTCATCATTTAAACATTTTTCGTCAACGGAATTCGAACCCGTGTCCCGTACCAGAACAGGCCTAGTACGCAACTGCCAAGCCAGGCAACCAAGATAAACTTACAGTATTTTAAACTTCAGTTTTTGACTTGAGTATTTCTATGAAATCTTAtagtcataatttttatttttatttgtttaacaatgtttctaataagtaatattatttattacgaaATATTCTTCAACGTATAAGGTCAATAGGAAATTATCATATTTTCTCCTCTTACTTATCGTTTCTAAGAGGTTCAGAGAGGCTTACAACCTACACTACTCTTGTACATAAGTCGGCAATAAGTAGAAGAGGGACTTCAAATCGTTAGCCCGTTCCTTGAGAAATTTCTTTGAACTCAATATGGGAAAGTATTGGTAATAATAACCTTActtcaataataaatcattttaatCACTAACGAAGGCTGTTGGCTGAAAATAAAACCTGAATTTTCAGCCAACAGAATACCCTAACGCCATCTACAATCGTTCAGACAAAACTTAAGCCAGCCATTTTCAGAGTCAGACTCCGTACTATGTGGTTCAACTTTAAATCACTAGATGGCGGTAcaagttttaacttttttattaaatgaaaacttgtacttatttgtttaacaaagaaaaactatacattaaaatgttattagttacctaattttaaattattacttacaGTTCTATATGTCCGTTTTTGGCCCGCATGTTTTCCCGGTCGACCTTCCAGTTCTACGTGGACTGTGTAGATGATGTCGAAGAAATTTTCAACAATCGCCACTTTTCGATAAACTGGATCTTGATTTGGTGCATTCTGTAACAAGGAAAatatttccaaataaataaaccagTTATTTTTTTTCTACCACCGCCACCTAGTGTCAGTATTATGAACTTTCGTCAATCTGTTTCAGTCATCTtacaatagatggcgctgaaaACAGAAAGCATACTTGCAAACGTTTTCTTAATTTGGCAACAGATGGCGTAATGGTACTAACGAAAATAATAAGACCAAAATAATTTTGGAAAAACACAAAATGAAATTATGCAGAtgatttgaaataatattttcagtaggtcatgaaaaattttgaaatataattattcattttagcctattatcacaatattttgtaaataacacctatttattatttataagcaattttttaagtagtttttaagtacttttaagttttttgtaagtagataaaataacttttacatCAAATAAACTAAGAGGTGTAACTGTagtgaaaggacaatgttcgttctccatacattgttcgcctaagaaccaacaattttgacatattactacccgaaagcgaaataatacgattctgtgtgtaagaacaatgattcctgatggacacttgccataaaattaatgattaagaatattaaatcacagcgattttataatatgtcgtttatgacaacatggcgtctaatgtattgtgtgaatgtatgaacaccgattcgcgaaaaatgttttgtattgtcgtcacgccgagtcgcagccaaatagtataaaataatagaacaagttttagaaatacaactcggcattccacttttataatatgcccacatattgcacgtaaataaacaacatgaatcgtaggttgtttccacccttgtcatctgacacatgaaataaactcctattgtattatagatatcgaagccgaatcgtatataataatagaatgggttttggagatcactcggggttccacttttataaaatacctacatattgcataaaaataacacgaatcatgagttttcttttcaccatttacatctgacacgagataacaaactcctatctccatgactaccgtcgtagtttatgccaaagactacaatattttaagcaagaagtttcaaaccttagcggctacagtaacccctgggccacatacatcatgataacattcggtcgacaccggaacgaagtcttgcgattatgcaaaaaagcattgtattctagtgcggctatatcacgttcaaccggggttttaattcgactaaagtcctgactaaagactggaagaaaatacgccgcattgtatgagcacttcgtgttcgttaaagcggcttcagatctagagcccacatagttttctttccaataatatccgcaagtagcgctgcatgatctttacaacaaaaacggcaatagttattaaggtgccaaaattatatgattactttggtacggtattatacacgttcgaagatttgtcattttcattcatttcatcatcatcatcatcatcatcatcatttcagccacaggacgtccactactgaacataggcctcccccaatgacttccacatcgcacggttggtagcggcctgcatccagcgccttcccgctacctttatcaggtcgtcagtccaccttgtggtgggttgacattgcagaatatgacttttgataggttcatcaaagaattcggcggggatatcctcacggaggaagttcgaaaaagggcggaacaagatcttataataatgcaaggccgaagctgtaacgcgcgtgctcctacgtgtaatccggcgagtatgcaataaatagtaatgtctggtaaatagtggtaatacgtatcgttcgctcgttcgtttcagccgaaaagacgtccactgctggacaaaggcctcccccaaggatttccacgaagaccgatcctgcaccgctcgcatacaggcacctcccgcgaccttcaccagatcgtcggtccacctagtgggaggtctgcccacgctacgtctttcggctcgtggtcgccactcaaggactttcctgccccagcggccatcagctctacgagctatgtgccccgccccgtctatgtctatatgcgctacgattacagggtatcattttgcatagtcgcaagacttcactccgctgctgtcaaatcaatgtcgcataatgttatcgcaatgtgtgtggcccttggccaaatcacagaagcctatgcgaagaaagagcacttgaatgacaatgaaaatcagggttaccattttataagatctcctcactattgagggtaacaaagtaacattaataatctagccattaattacatttattacctatacgagaaagtaaagcaacatgcggttttattttaatttgtaaaatatttgtaacagtttgttctaagtttagttttacaacagtattgctgtttcagctgtcactgtgaagctttgggaaaataaataaatagaaaaaatattaacataaatatttatttaagtttttatgttcattatcataatatgccaatttaagttacactgtgtgacagtctttgacactaaacaaactcttcagcttaataatacctacctacagggcgtttttatagttactcttgctgatgaaacaagaagggttgattctactactgaaatacaactacttttcttacaggaccaatatcaaattctcaaaaaaattcacatcctcgtgatggtgataatttctatggagaggttttttttttatattcggtctcttgggataagttattccatttgagcagtagaattaatcctttttatttgatcacatataaaaataacacaagtgtttaggaaaacttcttctttggtatggtatcactacggagttataatggcggcaactctgtatcactgacttgtaactttcaaacagtatgaataataagggcaccacattggttttctttctgaaaaaaggctttcacttttggtactaaccctttagcactatttcattgaaataaaaatacaataaacgcacagaagactgaaattgagtcaactgacgtgacatttataatttgttgacattatgacagtttgacaagactagggattgaaaaagttttaattgaaaaagtaaaatgacaatttattaaaacgattcacaaggatataatcgattaaaaatatttataaaatgttctgatacttgcctgtagcgattatccaatcctggtttctactgaaaaactacctcatggcaagattttaataaaataataaaatctttatcttctctttcacaatctataaaagttcatttggtctattattatacatgtgctatgaatagGGATTGCAATCCAGCGGCGTTTTCAATCCAGCTGGATTCTTGCTGGATTGACCTGAATCCAGCTGGATCCAGCGCGGATCCAGCAAAATGTGgaacgaatataaaaagacgACATTTTTAAggctttttttattaaataactagctttccgtctacggtttcgcccgcgtgaaaaaagggttgtttttagggttttcccggaaattattcgaatttttctcgcccGTAAAAACCACCCTTGGCCTTCAacgaacattttaaaaaaatggtccaggcgttgttgaggtctgcgcttaccaacacatattgcgaattatttttatatttatcgtACTTCTTACGATAATCTATGAAATACGGCTAATCAGTAGGACAAACAGTCTTAAAAATTCTTATAAAATTAACTACGAAAAGGACCGTAATTTAATCTGCAATAAATTTTTTGTATCAATAGAAGTTACGAATCCGAAACAATCTTCTGCGATAATTAGGCAGTTTAAAATCTGACGACAAGAGACTGACCatgtcttttttttaatcctcTGGAAATAAGACCTTagaaaacaaattttatctatAGTCTAAACTCCCAACCGCACAGAACTGTATATGTAGCCGGCTGCTGAGAATACCCTTTCGGCCTCTACACTAGTCGGTTTTAGGATCATTAAATAGTCATACACCATAGATAAATGTTCACCTCGCACTCGTTCGGTCTCATAAACGCTCATTTCTTTTTTCAGTACCTTTTCGTAATCTAATCTTGGCTTTGGcttttgtttattaaagttCTCCTTCTCTCTTTTAAGTTCCATCTAAAGCTCTTGCTCTTAAGTCATTTTCACGGGTTCTGCGTCATCATTTAGACCATTCTCTTCTAACTCCATGATATCTTTATCTTCTTGCACCGGctctacaatattattttgtttatttactcgaTTTAACAAAGTTTTCATCTCCTGTCGCATCGCATTCTTTTTTGGCAAAGAAAaaaagacagtttttttacttcTTCTTCATACTTTTTTGGATTTTTCAAGTACACTAACGTACCAGTAACTTCGGAGAGGCGCCGTTCAATGCACACAATAACAGAACGGCAACGTCACCGCGCCGTTTTGAAAATGGCGGCAATTCGAAACTAAGCAATAGAAAATTATACGTTTGCGGATCCGCATCGCTGGATTCAGCACtgtatgctggatccagcatgtttaaaaaggcgctggatccagctggattgctgtatgctggatccagcaattgcaatccctagctatgaatgagggttttcgcgattgaaaaatccgcgagatggcaatacgtagacgcgaggtccaaatgctgcatgattggtggattttgacatatctgtcaatgtcatgtcaaaaataaccaatcatgcagcatttggacctcacgtctacgtattgccatctggcggatttttcaatcgcgaaacccctcattggcatagattatgagagactggcaactatactaggttgatatatgtttctctcacttcaactggcattggattcaacatcggattctgacacttttacagttatgataccatgaatatcagtttatggtcctaattatttttattttatttacgaccttcgaccagttggacactttagatagcttcttgtaatagtgtcaatatctttttagcttttaacgcaaatctagtctacaaagcagtttaatcgatttattttattttcaaaatcgatattttattgtctatgatggccgcaggaacatcactatacatggactcccagcaataaagtacggtaatgcctcgtacagattttatcggcaaaaattatggaacttgataggttttagaccatgccacgcaccaaaacgtccggaagttgtaatagtattatagaataaacgttaaaagacttatttatttaatttttcaatgcttaagtgtccattagaatgaaagggtgcttaatgtattaaaaaaaatagaaaataattatgatgggttaatgtttttgggcggtttttaggcggtttctgacaatgtcctttcaggACAAAATCACACTTCAAGAAGTTCAAAAAAGTTTTATGCATGCCTGAAAAGTTTTACTAGTTTGTTTAAGTTTACTTAAGCTCTTACATAAAAACCGTCGATATGATTGTTTTAATagcttttatctttattttttaactctCCATCTAAAAAAattctcagatcatagaagagaAAATTCAAATGCTGAATGTATAATAACTTTTACTCATTATCATTTT
This window contains:
- the LOC135083030 gene encoding uncharacterized protein LOC135083030, which produces MAAAMISDRGLRKKLTQEAIPEKTPRKPSKRKSAAGSSKSDKKNEQNNNKRAKVQTGDPKLDLFSTYQPWVIQTYGDLAKTKTITLKKYARILRTLRGEECNSSDSSKFRFWVKAKGFHAGKPPGYDAKPADGIVCRYSVLDADYANQDVYTGSQNDPPLYIPTPPLKNAPNQDPVYRKVAIVENFFDIIYTVHVELEGRPGKHAGQKRTYRTITETYAFLPREAVTRFLTGCAECARRPRSASPPPLPTPSPSPTRHPTYLPFLPQCSDYSRNWESEIDAAQNFPYEYEIPKKIDSPKADTEEAEPTYIELTSKKNFEANNLYNSPVEPAFREVEPVRTDPEIDKDDSLIDVEDVRCDSPPPLQIVEDSSRSKEEKSTRAALMGGAKENKTEVKKEKKYNPLDVANLTSKDPPKARSPPRKKLLMSSIEHPSTFGRVPKPWRPDGGVYYGGEEMDFSVPITTAYLKHMRSMGMAFQERLDAENKNYSDFSEYNSELSTSRLNPATSSPSPSC